The following coding sequences lie in one Mercenaria mercenaria strain notata chromosome 5, MADL_Memer_1, whole genome shotgun sequence genomic window:
- the LOC128557367 gene encoding uncharacterized protein LOC128557367 — MTTVLQYVDSDDIDSCHYGDSDDNSDNRDCVDSDDYINTDYYGDNTDNYVTLVTIDDYGDSCDYGDSDDNSDIRDYVDSDDYGDNIDNYGDSRNYVDSDDYGYYYYLFNILHNVKITDSCDYIDKDEYGDSCDYVDSDDYGDSCDYIDNDDYGDSCEYVDSADYGDSCNYVDSDEYGDDHRDSDDYGIMGIVMIVVIVMIMVKVVIMMIVMIMVIVVIILIVMILV, encoded by the exons ATGACTACGGTG TTGCAATATGTTGATAGTGATGATATTGATAGTTGTCATTATGGCGATAGTGATGATAATAGTGATAATCGTGATTGTGTTGATAGTGATGATTATATTAATACTGATTATTATGGTGATAATACTGATAATTATGTGACACTCGTCACTATTGATGATTATGGTGATAGTTGTGATTATGGTGATAGTGATGATAATAGTGATATTCGTGATTATGTTGATAGTGATGATTATGGTGATAATATTGATAATTATGGTGATAGTCGTAATTATGTTGATAGTGATGATTatggttattattattatttatttaatatcctccacaaTGTGAAGATTACAGATAGTTGTGATTATATTGATAAAGATGAATATGGTGATAGTTGTGATTATGTTGATAGTGATGATTATGGTGATAGTTGTGATTATATTGATAATGATGATTATGGTGATAGTTGTGAATATGTTGATAGTGCTGATTATGGTGATAGTTGTAATTATGTTGATAGTGATGAATATGGTGATGATCATCGTGATAGTGATGATTATGGGATTATGGGGATAGTGATGATTGTGGTGATAGTGATGATTATGGTGAAAGTGGTGAttatgatgatagtgatgattaTGGTGATAGTGGTGATTATATTGATAGTGATGATTCTAGTATAG
- the LOC123557597 gene encoding beta-1,3-galactosyltransferase 1-like codes for MIKKKDAETMEDRVQDLRPEIKRNSTFTQSTAFKVDDHGTKNSNETTKADRQLDVEGKVSQTINETAKSLNSVIHDNRKLISKSVVYSNVTSRPDVCAGCFKNNFRKIINEPNLCDGDVELLFMIASVAAKKDSRNAIRKTWCGDCNKPDSKMRLVFVFGNKHDFDKNENLLEESKEFHDIIQMDFVDTYANLTYKTMSSLQWSEDYCKQAKYVMKTDDDMYINTELLPLLLKAAPSEKFIGGTCWGPGSPIRNSKSKWYASVVQYRHSRYPAMCSGTGYVMSRDVVSGILQTSPNVPFFYLEDVYIAICANTLGLHPVKLKGFKNNRARFDPCSYRNQIITSHRLNAHDLHYEWTESRTCPKADLRPEMVYKPFPV; via the coding sequence ATGATCAAAAAGAAAGATGCTGAGACAATGGAAGATAGAGTTCAAGATTTACGGCCGGAAATAAAAAGGAATTCGACATTTACTCAAAGCACTGCGTTTAAGGTTGACGATCATGGGACGAAAAATTCTAATGAAACTACTAAGGCAGACAGACAGTTAGATGTTGAAGGTAAAGTCTCTCAGACTATAAATGAAACAGCTAAATCATTAAATTCTGTTATACATGACAATCGAAAACTGATCTCGAAAAGTGTTGTCTATTCGAATGTGACTAGTCGTCCAGATGTTTGTGCTGGGTGTTTCAAaaataactttagaaagataataAACGAACCAAACTTGTGTGATGGTGATGTTGAACTTCTGTTTATGATAGCATCGGTTGCTGCAAAGAAGGATTCTAGAAATGCTATACGAAAAACATGGTGTGGTGATTGCAATAAACCTGACTCAAAAATGAGGTTAGTGTTTGTATTCGGAAATAAACATGATTTcgataaaaatgaaaacttgcTAGAAGAAAGTAAAGAATTTCATGATATAATTCAAATGGATTTTGTTGATACCTATGCAAATTTGACCTATAAAACTATGTCTTCATTGCAATGGAGTGAAGATTACTGTAAGCAGGCAAAATATGTCATGAAAACTGATGACGACATGTACATTAATACAGAATTACTTCCCCTGTTACTCAAAGCGGCTCCTAGTGAAAAATTCATAGGGGGTACGTGCTGGGGACCAGGTTCTCCAATCCGAAATTCGAAATCAAAATGGTACGCTTCTGTCGTACAATATCGACATAGTCGGTACCCTGCTATGTGTAGCGGAACCGGATATGTAATGTCACGTGACGTTGTTTCTGGAATACTTCAAACATCACCAAATGTGCCATTTTTCTATCTTGAGGACGTGTATATTGCGATATGTGCTAATACATTAGGACTACATCCAGTAAAACTGAAAGGATTTAAAAACAATCGGGCCCGCTTTGACCCGTGTAGTTATAGAAACCAAATAATAACTTCGCACAGACTAAATGCTCACGATTTACACTACGAATGGACAGAAAGTAGAACGTGCCCAAAAGCTGATCTCAGGCCAGAAATGGTATATAAACCTTTCCCCGTATAG